One Myxococcus xanthus genomic window carries:
- a CDS encoding AAA family ATPase, which produces MILRRLCVQHFRCFRSPVDLQGLGTGIHVIHAPNETGKSSLILAVARALFDRHSTKDREMNLLRPWQTKLSPRVKLEFETGGKRYRLEKAFLDDASSVLDEWTGSRFERLAESQEADALLRGFLVSSVPGNGVTKVGNWGLARLLWLNQSEERYDLPGLDTPLKARLLETVGVAALSNEEQSLLKAMEGAYRQFFTPKTGKLVTGSDLDREGARMRELREEAARLTQRLAEIEQLASESMDLGQKQLSLAEERRTYEQRLASLQERIAEEEKLEQQAALREKDVERQRKEWQALDQKQRELLALQQKVVQQEDLLARNEPALQEAQGLVRRAEDGAREARERHKAQQGEVELAEQRVERGRLLEDARASLAEQRKLDGLVKQGTRVETAVENARRKTAALKALPDAEVKRAEEVQRKLNQALDRLDAQGVEVSFTAESPQRIEWEAQGHTTPHKLTREEQKVFSGVRAGALRIKGVGEVRVRTAAEEIGKLEAEVEKHRKDLARRLHEHGVDDVVGLRAEWASQQVVLQELSKYEEARSQFLEDNKVESVEVLKEQQREQARKTGALSAQLNLSREELQTHPFPELKALTEELKARRQEVKARDKAREEVEGALRKAEQHLKVVTQGRSSAQAAAQALGLELKTQLNTLGLSLEGLGAEVERAEAELSRLENMVRGLRAQLPRLEARATVERKKLQDTLERIGDEEKKNQEKRIRAQALLEQAAADGLYSRLCEAEEKLALAEAAYQRLETRARAAESLRTMSQAWQDQVNQTFLAPIEQELHSRLAYIRGGGRLEQLLLDAEFSEARLQTAGGPWPLEGFSWGMREQTLFALRLALGELLAKKGPRPEPQLVVLDDALVNTDAARHQRALEVIESAGDTLQILILTAFPERYRTLRGVKEFDLRALAQASSPSS; this is translated from the coding sequence ATGATTTTGCGCAGGCTTTGCGTCCAGCACTTTCGCTGCTTCCGGAGCCCGGTGGACCTGCAAGGGCTGGGAACGGGCATCCATGTCATCCATGCGCCCAATGAGACGGGTAAGTCGAGCCTCATCCTGGCCGTCGCAAGGGCGCTGTTCGACCGCCACTCCACGAAGGACCGAGAGATGAACCTGCTTCGTCCCTGGCAGACCAAGCTCTCTCCGCGAGTGAAGCTGGAGTTCGAGACGGGGGGGAAGCGCTACCGGCTTGAGAAGGCTTTCCTGGACGACGCCAGTAGCGTCCTGGATGAGTGGACGGGGAGTCGGTTCGAGCGGCTCGCTGAATCGCAGGAGGCGGATGCGTTGCTCCGAGGCTTCCTTGTCTCCAGCGTGCCCGGCAACGGCGTGACGAAGGTGGGCAACTGGGGCTTGGCTCGGTTGCTCTGGTTGAATCAGTCGGAAGAGCGGTACGACCTGCCCGGCCTCGATACACCGCTCAAGGCCCGCCTCCTTGAGACGGTTGGAGTCGCCGCCCTGAGCAACGAGGAACAGTCCCTCCTGAAGGCAATGGAGGGGGCCTACCGCCAGTTCTTCACGCCCAAGACGGGAAAGCTCGTCACCGGAAGCGACCTCGATCGTGAGGGTGCTCGCATGCGGGAGTTGCGCGAGGAGGCAGCTCGGTTGACTCAGCGGTTGGCGGAGATCGAGCAGCTTGCCAGCGAGAGCATGGACCTCGGCCAGAAGCAGCTCTCCCTGGCGGAGGAACGGAGGACCTATGAGCAGCGGCTCGCTAGCTTGCAGGAGCGCATCGCGGAGGAGGAGAAGCTGGAGCAGCAGGCGGCGCTCCGGGAGAAGGACGTCGAGCGTCAGCGAAAAGAGTGGCAGGCGCTGGACCAGAAGCAGCGAGAGCTTCTCGCGCTCCAGCAGAAGGTGGTCCAGCAGGAGGACCTGCTGGCTCGCAACGAGCCGGCCTTGCAGGAGGCCCAGGGACTCGTCCGGCGCGCCGAAGACGGGGCTCGCGAAGCACGCGAGCGACACAAGGCTCAGCAGGGGGAGGTGGAGCTGGCGGAGCAGCGCGTGGAACGAGGACGACTCCTCGAAGATGCGCGCGCTTCCCTGGCGGAGCAGCGGAAGTTGGACGGGCTCGTCAAGCAGGGGACGCGGGTGGAGACCGCAGTGGAGAATGCCCGACGCAAGACTGCGGCGCTGAAGGCGCTTCCAGACGCAGAGGTAAAGCGCGCCGAGGAGGTGCAGCGCAAGCTGAATCAGGCCCTGGACAGGCTGGACGCACAGGGGGTCGAGGTCTCCTTCACTGCCGAGAGCCCGCAGCGTATCGAGTGGGAGGCCCAGGGTCACACCACACCGCACAAGCTCACAAGGGAGGAGCAGAAGGTCTTCTCGGGGGTGCGTGCTGGTGCACTGCGCATCAAGGGAGTGGGTGAAGTCCGCGTGCGCACTGCGGCCGAGGAGATTGGCAAGCTCGAAGCGGAGGTCGAGAAGCACCGGAAGGACCTGGCGCGCCGCCTCCATGAGCACGGAGTCGATGATGTGGTGGGTCTGCGCGCGGAGTGGGCGTCCCAGCAGGTCGTGCTTCAGGAGCTGTCGAAGTACGAGGAGGCACGGAGCCAGTTCTTGGAGGACAACAAAGTCGAGAGCGTCGAGGTGCTCAAGGAACAGCAGCGTGAGCAGGCACGGAAGACGGGGGCACTGAGCGCCCAGCTCAACCTTTCGCGGGAGGAGCTACAGACCCACCCATTTCCCGAGCTGAAGGCGCTGACGGAGGAACTCAAGGCCCGCAGGCAGGAGGTGAAGGCCCGGGACAAGGCGCGGGAGGAGGTGGAAGGAGCTCTCCGGAAGGCAGAGCAGCACCTCAAGGTCGTCACTCAGGGGCGCAGCTCCGCGCAGGCTGCGGCCCAGGCGCTGGGCTTGGAGCTGAAGACCCAGCTCAACACCCTGGGCTTGTCCCTCGAAGGGCTGGGCGCGGAGGTAGAGCGGGCGGAGGCGGAGCTGAGCCGTCTGGAGAACATGGTCAGGGGGCTCCGAGCGCAACTTCCCAGGCTGGAAGCACGCGCCACGGTCGAGCGTAAGAAGCTGCAGGACACGTTGGAGCGGATCGGAGACGAGGAGAAGAAGAACCAGGAGAAGCGCATCCGGGCGCAGGCGCTGCTGGAGCAGGCGGCAGCGGACGGTCTGTACTCGCGGCTCTGCGAGGCGGAGGAGAAGCTGGCCCTGGCGGAAGCCGCGTACCAGCGACTGGAGACACGGGCCCGGGCCGCGGAGAGCCTCCGCACGATGTCCCAGGCCTGGCAGGACCAAGTGAACCAGACGTTCCTGGCGCCCATCGAGCAGGAGCTCCACTCCCGCCTTGCGTATATCCGTGGAGGAGGGCGGCTCGAGCAACTCTTGCTGGACGCAGAGTTCAGCGAGGCACGGTTGCAGACGGCGGGGGGCCCCTGGCCGCTGGAGGGCTTTTCGTGGGGGATGCGGGAGCAGACCCTGTTCGCTTTGAGGCTGGCGCTCGGGGAGCTGCTGGCCAAGAAAGGGCCGCGGCCGGAGCCACAGCTCGTCGTCCTCGACGACGCACTGGTGAACACGGACGCGGCCCGGCACCAGCGCGCCCTGGAGGTCATCGAGAGCGCGGGGGACACGTTGCAGATTCTCATCCTCACGGCCTTCCCGGAGCGCTACCGGACTCTCCGGGGAGTGAAGGAGTTCGACCTGAGGGCCCTGGCTCAGGCGTCCTCGCCGTCTTCTTGA
- a CDS encoding metallophosphoesterase family protein, with the protein MVRILHSADWQMGLRARHVAHVAEDVRKARLEAASNVISAANRSKVDAVVLAGDIFEHNVVEDRVVHAVIKVLAGSLAPVYVLPGNHDALTPDAVFRRASWNQRPDHITVLDGNAAVPIPHTDAVLLPAPLRQKKGMKDPTAGWEMASGLDVIRIGVAHGSLRIEGKHAADDFPIALDAAVRAGLDYLALGHWHGQYVHDGRTAYSGAHETTKFGEVGSGQALLVELSSRGAVPRLEPIATGALTWRTVELDLSQGHEPEVARARELVAQLARPERALLRIHTTGFSSEDASSGLEAFREELQGGGLLHVCIEREDIPRAKAEGRLADIAGSSSLVSSLLDGLNKPAAVGPGATPEPVRTAARQLLSELVMEVWK; encoded by the coding sequence ATGGTCAGGATTCTTCATTCAGCGGATTGGCAGATGGGCCTCCGAGCCCGTCATGTGGCTCATGTCGCGGAGGACGTCCGGAAGGCGAGACTGGAGGCCGCGAGCAACGTCATCAGCGCGGCCAACCGGTCGAAGGTGGATGCCGTCGTCCTGGCGGGTGACATCTTCGAGCACAATGTCGTCGAGGACCGCGTCGTCCATGCGGTCATCAAGGTGCTCGCGGGCTCTCTCGCGCCCGTGTACGTCCTGCCCGGCAACCACGATGCGCTGACGCCGGATGCCGTCTTCCGCCGGGCCTCCTGGAATCAGCGCCCGGATCACATCACCGTGCTGGATGGGAATGCGGCGGTGCCCATCCCGCACACCGATGCCGTGTTGCTCCCCGCGCCACTCCGCCAGAAGAAGGGTATGAAGGACCCCACCGCCGGCTGGGAGATGGCGTCCGGCCTGGACGTGATTCGCATCGGCGTGGCGCATGGCTCCCTGCGCATCGAAGGCAAGCACGCCGCGGACGACTTCCCCATCGCACTGGACGCGGCGGTCCGCGCTGGCCTCGACTACCTGGCCTTGGGTCACTGGCATGGGCAGTACGTCCATGACGGTCGTACGGCCTACTCGGGAGCCCACGAGACGACGAAGTTCGGTGAGGTGGGCTCGGGGCAGGCACTGCTGGTGGAACTCTCGTCGCGGGGCGCCGTGCCCCGGCTGGAGCCGATTGCAACAGGGGCGCTGACCTGGAGGACGGTGGAGCTGGACCTGAGTCAGGGCCACGAGCCGGAGGTGGCTCGGGCTCGGGAGCTCGTGGCGCAGCTGGCGCGCCCCGAAAGGGCGCTGCTGCGCATTCACACGACGGGATTTTCTTCCGAGGACGCCTCATCAGGGTTGGAGGCGTTCCGTGAGGAGCTTCAGGGGGGAGGGCTCCTTCATGTCTGCATCGAGCGCGAGGACATACCACGCGCGAAGGCAGAGGGGCGCCTCGCGGACATCGCAGGTTCGAGCAGTCTGGTCTCCTCGTTGCTGGATGGGCTGAACAAACCGGCCGCAGTTGGACCAGGTGCCACGCCGGAGCCCGTCAGGACCGCGGCCAGACAGTTGCTGTCAGAGCTGGTGATGGAGGTGTGGAAATGA
- a CDS encoding response regulator transcription factor yields MRDVAVALNGSLHLSDMLGQARRLLTQLVPADYTGLCIVSRGRPSTYEWVEEAGAPNALLARYAELQPDDFVLKSVVRQRDTVLRDSEMLPRKELERSPLYLRSCELGLKLEQVLATLMTVQHGMYCGFTMYRDRRRPFSRKAQAALQLLSPSFAAAIYKSHHMDSLLTGERLLDAMSRRQGFQFLVVAPPAFETRRSERATALVEKWFTKDERTRAGLPKPMLEHIKTLSQVDILMRPREHRLIFPRDDENLVVIFIELPESDGPRQWAMLLHEVPKSIPLPEELAQYLSAREMQIAWGLLRNWSPELIAKEFNITLHTAKTHVRNIYKALNCDNRVDFLYQAARLLRPI; encoded by the coding sequence ATGCGCGATGTCGCCGTCGCACTCAATGGTTCGCTGCACCTGTCAGACATGCTGGGACAAGCGAGAAGATTGCTGACCCAGCTCGTCCCCGCCGATTACACGGGTCTGTGCATCGTCAGCCGAGGGCGACCATCGACATACGAGTGGGTCGAGGAGGCAGGCGCACCCAACGCCCTGCTGGCCCGGTATGCCGAGCTGCAACCCGATGACTTCGTGCTCAAATCCGTCGTACGCCAACGCGACACGGTGCTCCGGGACTCGGAGATGCTGCCGCGAAAGGAACTGGAGAGGAGCCCGCTCTACCTGCGCAGCTGTGAGCTGGGTCTGAAACTGGAGCAGGTCTTGGCCACGCTCATGACGGTCCAGCATGGCATGTACTGCGGATTCACCATGTACCGGGACCGGCGACGCCCCTTCTCTCGGAAGGCTCAAGCGGCATTGCAGCTCCTCTCCCCCAGCTTTGCGGCCGCGATCTACAAAAGCCACCACATGGACAGCCTGCTGACGGGCGAGCGCCTCCTGGACGCCATGAGTCGACGTCAGGGCTTCCAGTTCCTCGTCGTAGCGCCCCCCGCGTTCGAGACGCGTCGCTCCGAGCGCGCGACTGCGTTGGTGGAGAAGTGGTTCACCAAAGACGAACGGACTCGGGCGGGACTTCCCAAGCCGATGCTTGAGCACATCAAGACGTTGTCCCAGGTAGACATCCTCATGAGGCCGCGGGAGCACCGACTGATCTTCCCGCGCGACGATGAGAATCTGGTGGTGATCTTCATCGAACTTCCCGAATCGGATGGGCCGAGGCAGTGGGCGATGCTTCTGCACGAAGTTCCCAAGTCCATTCCGCTTCCAGAAGAGCTTGCTCAGTATTTGAGTGCGAGGGAGATGCAAATCGCGTGGGGGCTCCTCAGGAACTGGAGCCCAGAGTTGATTGCCAAGGAGTTCAACATCACTCTTCACACGGCAAAAACTCACGTGCGCAACATCTACAAGGCTCTGAACTGCGACAACCGGGTCGACTTCCTGTACCAGGCCGCGCGGCTCCTGCGACCTATTTGA
- a CDS encoding GNAT family N-acetyltransferase gives MPSMTCRVVTTQQELDDALRVRWVVFGGEMRLMAGQEFPTQREVNGFDKLSSTVHLVVYVEHGPVATVRILLPNPEVASATGGVLGVEMEHRLDLTGLVEPGQVVAEAARFCVHRQWRHSDAVVLLQAAFYAESRRRGVTTGLPGRIWRRTRRWMRASSSRPLPTTAG, from the coding sequence ATGCCGTCCATGACCTGCCGTGTTGTCACGACTCAGCAAGAGCTGGATGACGCGCTTCGCGTCCGTTGGGTTGTTTTCGGAGGCGAGATGCGGTTGATGGCCGGACAGGAGTTCCCGACACAGCGGGAGGTGAATGGCTTCGACAAATTGTCGAGCACCGTCCACCTGGTCGTCTACGTGGAGCACGGGCCCGTGGCGACCGTGCGGATACTGCTGCCGAATCCCGAGGTGGCATCCGCGACCGGCGGCGTGCTGGGCGTCGAGATGGAGCATCGCTTGGACCTGACGGGTCTGGTTGAACCAGGACAGGTGGTGGCGGAAGCAGCGCGCTTCTGCGTGCACCGGCAGTGGCGGCACTCCGATGCGGTGGTGCTGCTGCAGGCTGCCTTCTACGCTGAGAGCCGGCGGCGCGGCGTCACCACTGGCTTGCCAGGGCGAATCTGGAGACGGACTCGGAGGTGGATGCGCGCCTCATCCAGCAGGCCATTGCCCACCACGGCTGGCTGA
- a CDS encoding sulfatase-like hydrolase/transferase, which translates to MYLPQRDTASYRQFYYFLMAEVSKHSQRVYEHLKKTSFLENTIVVLTSDHGEMLGAHGGMMQKWYNAYQETLHVPCVISNPRLFPEPRKTEVVTSHVDLVPTLLGLAGIDADAARRELARDHSEAQLLVGRDLSGLVLGRESERHEPIYFMTDDNVESGLQMTNNLTGQAFAGVIQPKHIETVVTRLPELTGDTPWKYSCYSDNPRFFVGAAGNTDEVATARFIPREYECYDLTEDPLETRNRCSAVAAQPLSQDIRDALDKVLKEQWEKKRLLPQNLNRNAPTKGPLRD; encoded by the coding sequence ATGTACCTGCCGCAGCGCGATACCGCGTCGTACCGGCAGTTCTATTACTTCCTCATGGCGGAGGTGAGTAAACACAGCCAACGGGTTTACGAACATCTCAAAAAGACCTCCTTCTTAGAGAACACCATCGTCGTCCTCACGTCCGACCATGGTGAGATGCTCGGGGCTCACGGCGGCATGATGCAGAAGTGGTACAATGCCTATCAGGAGACGCTGCACGTGCCGTGCGTCATTTCAAATCCAAGGCTGTTTCCGGAGCCCCGGAAGACGGAGGTGGTGACGTCGCACGTGGACCTGGTGCCGACGCTGCTGGGGCTCGCGGGAATCGACGCGGATGCGGCCCGGCGAGAGCTGGCACGGGACCACTCGGAGGCGCAGCTGCTGGTGGGCAGGGACCTGTCCGGTCTGGTGCTGGGCCGGGAGTCCGAGCGGCATGAGCCCATCTATTTCATGACCGACGACAACGTCGAGTCAGGGCTCCAGATGACCAACAACCTCACCGGCCAGGCGTTCGCGGGCGTCATCCAGCCCAAGCACATCGAGACGGTGGTCACCCGCCTTCCCGAGCTCACGGGAGACACGCCCTGGAAGTACAGTTGCTATTCGGACAACCCGCGCTTCTTCGTGGGCGCGGCGGGGAACACGGACGAGGTCGCCACGGCGCGGTTCATTCCTCGTGAGTACGAGTGTTACGACCTCACGGAGGACCCGCTGGAGACCCGGAACCGGTGCAGCGCGGTGGCGGCGCAGCCCTTGTCGCAAGACATCCGTGACGCGCTCGACAAGGTCCTGAAGGAGCAGTGGGAGAAGAAGCGGTTGCTGCCCCAGAACCTGAATCGGAACGCGCCGACAAAGGGCCCGCTGCGGGACTGA
- a CDS encoding sulfatase-like hydrolase/transferase, whose amino-acid sequence MLRVENDQVGQELRKHGIEFLRHHTASTACAPSRTTLYTGQCPSFHGVSQTLGIGKSSFDPDMYWLAPNTVPTLGEYFRKRGSCRTLPLRQRQVSRSKASRAVRRTTSTRIRACTCRSAIPRRTGSSITSSWRR is encoded by the coding sequence CTGCTTCGTGTCGAGAATGACCAGGTTGGCCAGGAGCTCCGCAAGCATGGCATCGAGTTCCTCCGGCACCACACGGCCTCCACGGCCTGCGCGCCCAGCCGCACCACGCTCTACACGGGGCAATGTCCGTCGTTTCATGGCGTGAGTCAGACGCTCGGCATCGGGAAGTCCTCGTTCGATCCGGACATGTACTGGCTGGCGCCCAACACCGTTCCCACGTTGGGGGAGTACTTCCGCAAGCGGGGAAGCTGCCGGACGTTGCCCCTTCGCCAACGGCAGGTGAGTCGCTCGAAAGCAAGCCGCGCTGTCAGAAGGACTACGTCTACACGTATCCGCGCATGTACCTGCCGCAGCGCGATACCGCGTCGTACCGGCAGTTCTATTACTTCCTCATGGCGGAGGTGA
- a CDS encoding extracellular solute-binding protein, producing the protein MQWRALPCVLALSLGACSDPEPEAPRPLKVVLFPYIPDSAGDGFASLKQRLEADFEREHSDIDVDIVFDAKLDLYDLDDGGTLNQLLGPGAGAAQVVEIDTLIMGELVSKGWVQPVALEAGAAHPAAEEAVSIAGQSYGVPTYLCSYVVYSNSPYLSSATDGDSLVQILTDVAPGMRPLAANYSGSWTLPSSYLDAWADTNPTGVLSQALSLPLDASALASFEDVVKSCELEAGVNPCLDGTYADSSLAEEAFALGQANGFMGYTERLFFVRKASPGMALPEVISVPLGTGSAPAVFVDALVVSAECTGTCAEDAHAFTDFMKDPDVRSLIAFSGDAPQGTTPRYLLQATQAFYQQEPARSDPMYQKYVQFLSGARPYPNQGFPQNRKTLQSALMDALQ; encoded by the coding sequence ATGCAATGGAGAGCTTTGCCCTGCGTTCTCGCCCTATCCCTGGGCGCCTGCTCGGACCCCGAACCCGAGGCCCCACGGCCGTTGAAGGTTGTCCTCTTCCCCTACATTCCGGACTCGGCGGGGGATGGCTTCGCCAGCCTCAAGCAACGGCTGGAGGCGGATTTCGAGCGGGAGCATTCGGACATCGACGTGGACATCGTGTTCGACGCGAAGCTGGACCTCTATGACCTGGACGACGGAGGCACCCTGAACCAGCTTCTTGGGCCTGGAGCAGGGGCCGCGCAGGTGGTGGAGATCGACACGCTCATCATGGGTGAGCTCGTGTCGAAGGGCTGGGTGCAGCCCGTCGCCCTGGAGGCGGGGGCCGCGCATCCGGCGGCGGAAGAAGCCGTCTCCATCGCTGGCCAGAGCTACGGGGTGCCGACCTATCTGTGCAGCTACGTCGTCTACTCGAACAGCCCCTACCTGTCGTCGGCCACGGATGGCGATTCCCTGGTCCAGATCCTCACGGATGTGGCACCGGGGATGCGCCCGTTGGCGGCCAATTACAGCGGAAGCTGGACGCTGCCCTCGTCCTACTTGGACGCGTGGGCCGACACGAATCCCACGGGCGTGTTGTCCCAGGCGTTGTCGCTGCCGCTGGACGCGTCGGCGCTGGCTTCGTTCGAGGACGTGGTGAAGAGCTGTGAGCTGGAGGCAGGCGTCAACCCATGCCTCGACGGCACCTACGCGGATAGTTCCCTGGCGGAAGAGGCGTTCGCCTTGGGGCAGGCCAACGGCTTCATGGGCTACACGGAGCGCCTGTTCTTCGTCCGGAAGGCCAGCCCGGGCATGGCGCTGCCAGAAGTCATCTCCGTTCCGCTGGGCACGGGCTCCGCGCCCGCGGTGTTCGTGGATGCGCTGGTGGTCAGTGCGGAGTGCACGGGGACGTGTGCCGAGGACGCCCACGCCTTCACCGACTTCATGAAGGACCCAGACGTGCGCAGCCTCATCGCCTTCAGCGGGGACGCGCCGCAGGGCACGACGCCGCGCTATCTGCTACAGGCCACCCAGGCTTTCTATCAGCAGGAGCCCGCGCGTTCTGATCCGATGTATCAGAAGTATGTGCAGTTCTTGAGCGGGGCTCGGCCCTATCCCAATCAGGGCTTCCCGCAGAACCGGAAGACGCTCCAGTCGGCGCTGATGGACGCGCTGCAGTAG